One region of Salvia miltiorrhiza cultivar Shanhuang (shh) chromosome 3, IMPLAD_Smil_shh, whole genome shotgun sequence genomic DNA includes:
- the LOC131016501 gene encoding protein NLP5-like isoform X5 has protein sequence MAWENEEHVRVLSILRGGVECHNKYSSISDFKQDLEEGALAHEESKMGWVLYEKLDHPQIITLLNHVASAHCWIYTSYMVQFWGVVKVEGRHHYLSCSHHPFLVYCLTKGECWYRKLSRDHVYVVDVGGGDDEHLGAVGRAYRNKQPESSPDLRLYFTHEFPMRDEAARCGFRSYMAVPLFDSHTYQYYGVLELLHGSYLNWKDPLSILDRALQIAGLRSTHNSISISGSANKMQPESEITEVLELAMATVPRLHLAQVWVPCQQCVNMDTNLCCMEIASFIDSQSKMVDSLDGSDYAMKGYFEACQFHKLRIDISSCHSNLCDLTISKNPLAHYTQRARMSYCFAISHITKSNKLYVIQFLLQPKCTQDAYGDYSLQLLLRIMEMNLKIFTFVWGKQLLEESLKLNAIECESIDSLTVMKSYKQNFCELNMTTYLKTVDSCCLQPSSVGRDKGWVFRLPTRKGLCTNHVKSNSLLIKGKMEAFMEKIAVKGRKHNKWIVQFWAPKMVENRCYLETSDQPYAVGCLAKGIGLFRKKCMAHYYCMGDEAREEELGPPGRVFRNGHPEITPDLFYYTTKEFPIRNYAMLCCNRGYLALPILDDEDSDKCVGVLEFLGFYYSDLRNSGRALEVAKLCSTHIDFHPRFLANEPVNTLSCRKKALTEIRNVLKLITGGDLPQLHMANVWVPNRECVSITNTNMSCMQLALSTNQLWWKRRDKDESRWIHVQARKGIVGMVLASENKSCFCQNLCAFSSVDQPLSHYEMSDRRDVCFAICLQSSHTGYLVYVVEFFLYQGPPTCEYVRSFLSLLLPVMKHQLRSFKMASGKQLGEELVVDVIEFSEANKLGPSESEQAGVFPIKFKSVQYKHQHAQVHQEAEECSAAASDSKRANRGKRKTNLHLSLEILKPHFGKKLQDVAQVLGVGRSTIKRACRDCGIDRWPCNENHKNNPSLFGRESVMDSQQDSRPSTNNLQPLDTSPDRDVTQTNTKGVEKVIIKVKYKDNIKFELSLSLGVAKLMEEVATRLNLEMGTFKLKYLDEDYDEILLIRDDDLQLCPKTQTATGKTCIQLLVR, from the exons ATGGCTTGGGAGAATGAGGAACATGTACGTGTGTTGTCGATCCTAAGAGGAGGAGTGGAATGTCATAACAAATATTCTTCAATATCTGATTTCAAACAGGATTTGGAAGAAGGCGCTTTGGCACATGAGGAATCGAAGATGGGATGGGTTTTGTATGAGAAATTAGACCATCCACAAATCATAACTCTGCTCAACCATGTTGCATCCGCGCACTGTTGGATATATACTAGTTATATGGTGCAGTTTTGGGGAGTAGTAAAAGTGGAGGGGCGCCATCACTACCTGTCTTGCTCACACCACCCTTTTCTTGTTTATTGTCTCACAAAGGGGGAGTGTTGGTACAGGAAGCTAAGCAGGGACCATGTGTATGTTGTGGACGTCGGAGGAGGAGATGATGAGCATCTTGGAGCTGTAGGACGGGCGTATCGGAATAAGCAACCCGAATCCTCACCCGATTTGAGGCTCTATTTTACCCATGAATTTCCCATGAGGGATGAAGCTGCACGCTGCGGCTTTAGAAGTTACATGGCAGTGCCTCTATTTGATTCCCATACTTATCAATACTATGGTGTGTTGGAGCTCTTGCATGGGAGTTATTTAAATTGGAAAGATCCGCTTTCTATATTGGATAGAGCACTACAG ATTGCAGGGTTGAGGTCCACTCACAATTCCATTTCTATTAGCGGCTCCGCAAACAAAATG CAACCTGAGAGCGAAATCACAGAGGTACTTGAATTGGCTATGGCGACAGTTCCGCGACTACATCTGGCACAAGTTTGGGTTCCATGCCAGCAGTGTGTCAACATGGACACCAACTTATGCTGCATGGAAATAGCATCTTTCATAGATTCTCAAAGTAAGATGGTCGATTCATTGGATGGTAGTGATTATGCTATGAAAGGCTATTTTGAGGCTTGTCAATTTCATAAGCTACGAATAGATATTAGTAGCTGCCACtcgaatttatgtgatttaacTATATCTAAGAATCCGTTGGCGCACTATACCCAGAGGGCTAGAATGTCCTATTGTTTTGCAATTTCTCATATAACCAAAAGCAACAAGCTGTACGTCATTCAGTTTTTACTTCAACCGAAATGTACACAAGATGCATACGGTGATTATTCTCTGCAATTGCTCTTAAGGATAATGGAGATGAATCTCAAAATCTTTACATTTGTATGGGGAAAACAACTATTAGAGGAATCTCTAAAGCTGAATGCAATTGAATGCGAATCAATTGATAGTTTAACTGTGATGAAGTCCTACAAGCAAAACTTTTGCGAGTTGAACATGACAACATACTTGAAGACGGTTGACTCGTGTTGCCTACAACCCTCCTCCGTTGGTAGGGACAAAGGATGGGTTTTTCGCTTGCCAACCAGAAAAGGCTTATGTACAAATCATGTTAAAAGCAACTCCCTACTTATCAAGGGGAAGATGGAAGCTTTTATGGAGAAAATAGCAGTCAAAGGTAGGAAGCACAATAAATGGATAGTACAATTTTGGGCTCCCAAAATGGTGGAGAATAGGTGTTATCTAGAAACTTCAGATCAGCCTTATGCTGTTGGTTGTCTTGCAAAAGGTATAGGTTTATTTAGGAAGAAATGTATGGCACATTACTATTGTATGGGTGATGAAGCCAGAGAAGAGGAACTTGGACCCCCCGGACGTGTCTTCAGAAATGGGCATCCTGAAATCACCCCAGACCTCTTTTATTACACTACCAAAGAATTTCCAATCAGAAACTATGCAATGCTTTGTTGTAATCGAGGATACTTAGCTTTACCCATACTTGATGATGAAGACAGTGACAAGTGTGTCGGTGTGCTGGAGTTCCTTGGATTTTATTATTCTGATCTTCGAAACAGCGGAAGAGCACTGGAG GTAGCAAAACTGTGCTCAACTCACATAGACTTCCACCCAAGATTTTTAGCAAATGAACCAGTCAAT ACTCTCTCTTGCAGGAAAAAAGCTTTAACTGAAATCCGCAATGTCCTTAAACTGATCACTGGGGGCGACCTTCCCCAACTCCATATGGCAAATGTTTGGGTTCCTAATAGAGAATGTGTTAGTATTACTAATACTAATATGAGTTGCATGCAACTCGCATTGTCTACTAACCAATTATGGTGGAAACGTAGAGATAAAGATGAAAGTCGTTGGATTCATGTCCAAGCTAGAAAAGGGATTGTTGGGATGGTATTGGCATCTGAAAACAAGTCATGTTTTTGTCAAAATTTATGTGCATTCAGCAGTGTTGATCAGCCCCTATCACATTATGAGATGAGTGATAGACGTGATGTTTGTTTTGCAATTTGTTTGCAAAGTTCACACACTGGTTACCTTGTTTATGTTGTGGAGTTCTTTCTCTACCAAGGTCCTCCAACATGTGAATATGTTCGGTCCTTCTTGAGCTTGCTACTGCCAGTAATGAAGCATCAGCTCAGGTCATTTAAGATGGCATCTGGGAAACAACTAGGAGAGGAATTGGTGGTTGATGTTATCGAATTTTCTGAGGCAAACAAACTCGGTCCCTCTGAATCAGAGCAGGCAGGTGTGTTTCCAATCAAATTTAAAAGTGTGCAATACAAGCATCAACATGCTCAGGTTCACCAAGAAGCAGAAGAATGCAGTGCTGCTGCTTCAGATTCCAAGAGGGCAAACAgaggaaaaaggaaaacaaatctCCATCTCAGCCTCGAGATTCTCAAGCCACATTTCGGGAAGAAGCTACAAGATGTTGCACAAGTGCTTGGCG ttggaagatcaacaataAAGCGTGCATGTAGAGATTGTGGCATTGATAGGTGGCCATGTAATGAAAATCACAAAAATAATCCATCCCTCTTTGGAAGAGAAAGTGTTATGGATTCTCAGCAAGATTCACGACCATCAACCAACAACCTTCAGCCATTGGATACATCTCCCGATCGAGACGTGacacaaacaaacacaaaagGCGTCGAGAAGGTGATTATAAAGGTGAAATATAAAGATAACATAAAGTTTGAGTTGTCTCTGTCATTAGGAGTGGCAAAGCTTATGGAAGAAGTGGCCACCAGACTAAATCTGGAGATGGGCACtttcaaattgaaatatttGGATGAAGATTACGATGAGATCTTATTAATTAGGGATGATGATCTGCAACTTTGTCCAAAAACACAAACAGCAACAGGCAAGACTTGCATCCAACTGTTGGTTCGGTGA
- the LOC131016501 gene encoding protein NLP5-like isoform X4 — protein MAWENEEHVRVLSILRGGVECHNKYSSISDFKQDLEEGALAHEESKMGWVLYEKLDHPQIITLLNHVASAHCWIYTSYMVQFWGVVKVEGRHHYLSCSHHPFLVYCLTKGECWYRKLSRDHVYVVDVGGGDDEHLGAVGRAYRNKQPESSPDLRLYFTHEFPMRDEAARCGFRSYMAVPLFDSHTYQYYGVLELLHGSYLNWKDPLSILDRALQIAGLRSTHNSISISGSANKMKQQPESEITEVLELAMATVPRLHLAQVWVPCQQCVNMDTNLCCMEIASFIDSQSKMVDSLDGSDYAMKGYFEACQFHKLRIDISSCHSNLCDLTISKNPLAHYTQRARMSYCFAISHITKSNKLYVIQFLLQPKCTQDAYGDYSLQLLLRIMEMNLKIFTFVWGKQLLEESLKLNAIECESIDSLTVMKSYKQNFCELNMTTYLKTVDSCCLQPSSVGRDKGWVFRLPTRKGLCTNHVKSNSLLIKGKMEAFMEKIAVKGRKHNKWIVQFWAPKMVENRCYLETSDQPYAVGCLAKGIGLFRKKCMAHYYCMGDEAREEELGPPGRVFRNGHPEITPDLFYYTTKEFPIRNYAMLCCNRGYLALPILDDEDSDKCVGVLEFLGFYYSDLRNSGRALEVAKLCSTHIDFHPRFLANEPVNTLSCRKKALTEIRNVLKLITGGDLPQLHMANVWVPNRECVSITNTNMSCMQLALSTNQLWWKRRDKDESRWIHVQARKGIVGMVLASENKSCFCQNLCAFSSVDQPLSHYEMSDRRDVCFAICLQSSHTGYLVYVVEFFLYQGPPTCEYVRSFLSLLLPVMKHQLRSFKMASGKQLGEELVVDVIEFSEANKLGPSESEQAGVFPIKFKSVQYKHQHAQVHQEAEECSAAASDSKRANRGKRKTNLHLSLEILKPHFGKKLQDVAQVLGVGRSTIKRACRDCGIDRWPCNENHKNNPSLFGRESVMDSQQDSRPSTNNLQPLDTSPDRDVTQTNTKGVEKVIIKVKYKDNIKFELSLSLGVAKLMEEVATRLNLEMGTFKLKYLDEDYDEILLIRDDDLQLCPKTQTATGKTCIQLLVR, from the exons ATGGCTTGGGAGAATGAGGAACATGTACGTGTGTTGTCGATCCTAAGAGGAGGAGTGGAATGTCATAACAAATATTCTTCAATATCTGATTTCAAACAGGATTTGGAAGAAGGCGCTTTGGCACATGAGGAATCGAAGATGGGATGGGTTTTGTATGAGAAATTAGACCATCCACAAATCATAACTCTGCTCAACCATGTTGCATCCGCGCACTGTTGGATATATACTAGTTATATGGTGCAGTTTTGGGGAGTAGTAAAAGTGGAGGGGCGCCATCACTACCTGTCTTGCTCACACCACCCTTTTCTTGTTTATTGTCTCACAAAGGGGGAGTGTTGGTACAGGAAGCTAAGCAGGGACCATGTGTATGTTGTGGACGTCGGAGGAGGAGATGATGAGCATCTTGGAGCTGTAGGACGGGCGTATCGGAATAAGCAACCCGAATCCTCACCCGATTTGAGGCTCTATTTTACCCATGAATTTCCCATGAGGGATGAAGCTGCACGCTGCGGCTTTAGAAGTTACATGGCAGTGCCTCTATTTGATTCCCATACTTATCAATACTATGGTGTGTTGGAGCTCTTGCATGGGAGTTATTTAAATTGGAAAGATCCGCTTTCTATATTGGATAGAGCACTACAG ATTGCAGGGTTGAGGTCCACTCACAATTCCATTTCTATTAGCGGCTCCGCAAACAAAATG aagCAGCAACCTGAGAGCGAAATCACAGAGGTACTTGAATTGGCTATGGCGACAGTTCCGCGACTACATCTGGCACAAGTTTGGGTTCCATGCCAGCAGTGTGTCAACATGGACACCAACTTATGCTGCATGGAAATAGCATCTTTCATAGATTCTCAAAGTAAGATGGTCGATTCATTGGATGGTAGTGATTATGCTATGAAAGGCTATTTTGAGGCTTGTCAATTTCATAAGCTACGAATAGATATTAGTAGCTGCCACtcgaatttatgtgatttaacTATATCTAAGAATCCGTTGGCGCACTATACCCAGAGGGCTAGAATGTCCTATTGTTTTGCAATTTCTCATATAACCAAAAGCAACAAGCTGTACGTCATTCAGTTTTTACTTCAACCGAAATGTACACAAGATGCATACGGTGATTATTCTCTGCAATTGCTCTTAAGGATAATGGAGATGAATCTCAAAATCTTTACATTTGTATGGGGAAAACAACTATTAGAGGAATCTCTAAAGCTGAATGCAATTGAATGCGAATCAATTGATAGTTTAACTGTGATGAAGTCCTACAAGCAAAACTTTTGCGAGTTGAACATGACAACATACTTGAAGACGGTTGACTCGTGTTGCCTACAACCCTCCTCCGTTGGTAGGGACAAAGGATGGGTTTTTCGCTTGCCAACCAGAAAAGGCTTATGTACAAATCATGTTAAAAGCAACTCCCTACTTATCAAGGGGAAGATGGAAGCTTTTATGGAGAAAATAGCAGTCAAAGGTAGGAAGCACAATAAATGGATAGTACAATTTTGGGCTCCCAAAATGGTGGAGAATAGGTGTTATCTAGAAACTTCAGATCAGCCTTATGCTGTTGGTTGTCTTGCAAAAGGTATAGGTTTATTTAGGAAGAAATGTATGGCACATTACTATTGTATGGGTGATGAAGCCAGAGAAGAGGAACTTGGACCCCCCGGACGTGTCTTCAGAAATGGGCATCCTGAAATCACCCCAGACCTCTTTTATTACACTACCAAAGAATTTCCAATCAGAAACTATGCAATGCTTTGTTGTAATCGAGGATACTTAGCTTTACCCATACTTGATGATGAAGACAGTGACAAGTGTGTCGGTGTGCTGGAGTTCCTTGGATTTTATTATTCTGATCTTCGAAACAGCGGAAGAGCACTGGAG GTAGCAAAACTGTGCTCAACTCACATAGACTTCCACCCAAGATTTTTAGCAAATGAACCAGTCAAT ACTCTCTCTTGCAGGAAAAAAGCTTTAACTGAAATCCGCAATGTCCTTAAACTGATCACTGGGGGCGACCTTCCCCAACTCCATATGGCAAATGTTTGGGTTCCTAATAGAGAATGTGTTAGTATTACTAATACTAATATGAGTTGCATGCAACTCGCATTGTCTACTAACCAATTATGGTGGAAACGTAGAGATAAAGATGAAAGTCGTTGGATTCATGTCCAAGCTAGAAAAGGGATTGTTGGGATGGTATTGGCATCTGAAAACAAGTCATGTTTTTGTCAAAATTTATGTGCATTCAGCAGTGTTGATCAGCCCCTATCACATTATGAGATGAGTGATAGACGTGATGTTTGTTTTGCAATTTGTTTGCAAAGTTCACACACTGGTTACCTTGTTTATGTTGTGGAGTTCTTTCTCTACCAAGGTCCTCCAACATGTGAATATGTTCGGTCCTTCTTGAGCTTGCTACTGCCAGTAATGAAGCATCAGCTCAGGTCATTTAAGATGGCATCTGGGAAACAACTAGGAGAGGAATTGGTGGTTGATGTTATCGAATTTTCTGAGGCAAACAAACTCGGTCCCTCTGAATCAGAGCAGGCAGGTGTGTTTCCAATCAAATTTAAAAGTGTGCAATACAAGCATCAACATGCTCAGGTTCACCAAGAAGCAGAAGAATGCAGTGCTGCTGCTTCAGATTCCAAGAGGGCAAACAgaggaaaaaggaaaacaaatctCCATCTCAGCCTCGAGATTCTCAAGCCACATTTCGGGAAGAAGCTACAAGATGTTGCACAAGTGCTTGGCG ttggaagatcaacaataAAGCGTGCATGTAGAGATTGTGGCATTGATAGGTGGCCATGTAATGAAAATCACAAAAATAATCCATCCCTCTTTGGAAGAGAAAGTGTTATGGATTCTCAGCAAGATTCACGACCATCAACCAACAACCTTCAGCCATTGGATACATCTCCCGATCGAGACGTGacacaaacaaacacaaaagGCGTCGAGAAGGTGATTATAAAGGTGAAATATAAAGATAACATAAAGTTTGAGTTGTCTCTGTCATTAGGAGTGGCAAAGCTTATGGAAGAAGTGGCCACCAGACTAAATCTGGAGATGGGCACtttcaaattgaaatatttGGATGAAGATTACGATGAGATCTTATTAATTAGGGATGATGATCTGCAACTTTGTCCAAAAACACAAACAGCAACAGGCAAGACTTGCATCCAACTGTTGGTTCGGTGA
- the LOC131016501 gene encoding protein NLP5-like isoform X2 yields the protein MAWENEEHVRVLSILRGGVECHNKYSSISDFKQDLEEGALAHEESKMGWVLYEKLDHPQIITLLNHVASAHCWIYTSYMVQFWGVVKVEGRHHYLSCSHHPFLVYCLTKGECWYRKLSRDHVYVVDVGGGDDEHLGAVGRAYRNKQPESSPDLRLYFTHEFPMRDEAARCGFRSYMAVPLFDSHTYQYYGVLELLHGSYLNWKDPLSILDRALQIAGLRSTHNSISISGSANKMQQPESEITEVLELAMATVPRLHLAQVWVPCQQCVNMDTNLCCMEIASFIDSQSKMVDSLDGSDYAMKGYFEACQFHKLRIDISSCHSNLCDLTISKNPLAHYTQRARMSYCFAISHITKSNKLYVIQFLLQPKCTQDAYGDYSLQLLLRIMEMNLKIFTFVWGKQLLEESLKLNAIECESIDSLTVMKSYKQNFCELNMTTYLKTVDSCCLQPSSVGRDKGWVFRLPTRKGLCTNHVKSNSLLIKGKMEAFMEKIAVKGRKHNKWIVQFWAPKMVENRCYLETSDQPYAVGCLAKGIGLFRKKCMAHYYCMGDEAREEELGPPGRVFRNGHPEITPDLFYYTTKEFPIRNYAMLCCNRGYLALPILDDEDSDKCVGVLEFLGFYYSDLRNSGRALEVAKLCSTHIDFHPRFLANEPVNVCFNSFSNMLIYFYTNSLVKLCFCHNMFYLDQTLSCRKKALTEIRNVLKLITGGDLPQLHMANVWVPNRECVSITNTNMSCMQLALSTNQLWWKRRDKDESRWIHVQARKGIVGMVLASENKSCFCQNLCAFSSVDQPLSHYEMSDRRDVCFAICLQSSHTGYLVYVVEFFLYQGPPTCEYVRSFLSLLLPVMKHQLRSFKMASGKQLGEELVVDVIEFSEANKLGPSESEQAGVFPIKFKSVQYKHQHAQVHQEAEECSAAASDSKRANRGKRKTNLHLSLEILKPHFGKKLQDVAQVLGVGRSTIKRACRDCGIDRWPCNENHKNNPSLFGRESVMDSQQDSRPSTNNLQPLDTSPDRDVTQTNTKGVEKVIIKVKYKDNIKFELSLSLGVAKLMEEVATRLNLEMGTFKLKYLDEDYDEILLIRDDDLQLCPKTQTATGKTCIQLLVR from the exons ATGGCTTGGGAGAATGAGGAACATGTACGTGTGTTGTCGATCCTAAGAGGAGGAGTGGAATGTCATAACAAATATTCTTCAATATCTGATTTCAAACAGGATTTGGAAGAAGGCGCTTTGGCACATGAGGAATCGAAGATGGGATGGGTTTTGTATGAGAAATTAGACCATCCACAAATCATAACTCTGCTCAACCATGTTGCATCCGCGCACTGTTGGATATATACTAGTTATATGGTGCAGTTTTGGGGAGTAGTAAAAGTGGAGGGGCGCCATCACTACCTGTCTTGCTCACACCACCCTTTTCTTGTTTATTGTCTCACAAAGGGGGAGTGTTGGTACAGGAAGCTAAGCAGGGACCATGTGTATGTTGTGGACGTCGGAGGAGGAGATGATGAGCATCTTGGAGCTGTAGGACGGGCGTATCGGAATAAGCAACCCGAATCCTCACCCGATTTGAGGCTCTATTTTACCCATGAATTTCCCATGAGGGATGAAGCTGCACGCTGCGGCTTTAGAAGTTACATGGCAGTGCCTCTATTTGATTCCCATACTTATCAATACTATGGTGTGTTGGAGCTCTTGCATGGGAGTTATTTAAATTGGAAAGATCCGCTTTCTATATTGGATAGAGCACTACAG ATTGCAGGGTTGAGGTCCACTCACAATTCCATTTCTATTAGCGGCTCCGCAAACAAAATG CAGCAACCTGAGAGCGAAATCACAGAGGTACTTGAATTGGCTATGGCGACAGTTCCGCGACTACATCTGGCACAAGTTTGGGTTCCATGCCAGCAGTGTGTCAACATGGACACCAACTTATGCTGCATGGAAATAGCATCTTTCATAGATTCTCAAAGTAAGATGGTCGATTCATTGGATGGTAGTGATTATGCTATGAAAGGCTATTTTGAGGCTTGTCAATTTCATAAGCTACGAATAGATATTAGTAGCTGCCACtcgaatttatgtgatttaacTATATCTAAGAATCCGTTGGCGCACTATACCCAGAGGGCTAGAATGTCCTATTGTTTTGCAATTTCTCATATAACCAAAAGCAACAAGCTGTACGTCATTCAGTTTTTACTTCAACCGAAATGTACACAAGATGCATACGGTGATTATTCTCTGCAATTGCTCTTAAGGATAATGGAGATGAATCTCAAAATCTTTACATTTGTATGGGGAAAACAACTATTAGAGGAATCTCTAAAGCTGAATGCAATTGAATGCGAATCAATTGATAGTTTAACTGTGATGAAGTCCTACAAGCAAAACTTTTGCGAGTTGAACATGACAACATACTTGAAGACGGTTGACTCGTGTTGCCTACAACCCTCCTCCGTTGGTAGGGACAAAGGATGGGTTTTTCGCTTGCCAACCAGAAAAGGCTTATGTACAAATCATGTTAAAAGCAACTCCCTACTTATCAAGGGGAAGATGGAAGCTTTTATGGAGAAAATAGCAGTCAAAGGTAGGAAGCACAATAAATGGATAGTACAATTTTGGGCTCCCAAAATGGTGGAGAATAGGTGTTATCTAGAAACTTCAGATCAGCCTTATGCTGTTGGTTGTCTTGCAAAAGGTATAGGTTTATTTAGGAAGAAATGTATGGCACATTACTATTGTATGGGTGATGAAGCCAGAGAAGAGGAACTTGGACCCCCCGGACGTGTCTTCAGAAATGGGCATCCTGAAATCACCCCAGACCTCTTTTATTACACTACCAAAGAATTTCCAATCAGAAACTATGCAATGCTTTGTTGTAATCGAGGATACTTAGCTTTACCCATACTTGATGATGAAGACAGTGACAAGTGTGTCGGTGTGCTGGAGTTCCTTGGATTTTATTATTCTGATCTTCGAAACAGCGGAAGAGCACTGGAG GTAGCAAAACTGTGCTCAACTCACATAGACTTCCACCCAAGATTTTTAGCAAATGAACCAGTCAATGTATGCTTCAATTCTTTCAGCAACATGCTTATCTATTTTTACACCAATTCACTTGTAAAACTCTGCTTCTGCCATAATATGTTCTATTTGGATCAGACTCTCTCTTGCAGGAAAAAAGCTTTAACTGAAATCCGCAATGTCCTTAAACTGATCACTGGGGGCGACCTTCCCCAACTCCATATGGCAAATGTTTGGGTTCCTAATAGAGAATGTGTTAGTATTACTAATACTAATATGAGTTGCATGCAACTCGCATTGTCTACTAACCAATTATGGTGGAAACGTAGAGATAAAGATGAAAGTCGTTGGATTCATGTCCAAGCTAGAAAAGGGATTGTTGGGATGGTATTGGCATCTGAAAACAAGTCATGTTTTTGTCAAAATTTATGTGCATTCAGCAGTGTTGATCAGCCCCTATCACATTATGAGATGAGTGATAGACGTGATGTTTGTTTTGCAATTTGTTTGCAAAGTTCACACACTGGTTACCTTGTTTATGTTGTGGAGTTCTTTCTCTACCAAGGTCCTCCAACATGTGAATATGTTCGGTCCTTCTTGAGCTTGCTACTGCCAGTAATGAAGCATCAGCTCAGGTCATTTAAGATGGCATCTGGGAAACAACTAGGAGAGGAATTGGTGGTTGATGTTATCGAATTTTCTGAGGCAAACAAACTCGGTCCCTCTGAATCAGAGCAGGCAGGTGTGTTTCCAATCAAATTTAAAAGTGTGCAATACAAGCATCAACATGCTCAGGTTCACCAAGAAGCAGAAGAATGCAGTGCTGCTGCTTCAGATTCCAAGAGGGCAAACAgaggaaaaaggaaaacaaatctCCATCTCAGCCTCGAGATTCTCAAGCCACATTTCGGGAAGAAGCTACAAGATGTTGCACAAGTGCTTGGCG ttggaagatcaacaataAAGCGTGCATGTAGAGATTGTGGCATTGATAGGTGGCCATGTAATGAAAATCACAAAAATAATCCATCCCTCTTTGGAAGAGAAAGTGTTATGGATTCTCAGCAAGATTCACGACCATCAACCAACAACCTTCAGCCATTGGATACATCTCCCGATCGAGACGTGacacaaacaaacacaaaagGCGTCGAGAAGGTGATTATAAAGGTGAAATATAAAGATAACATAAAGTTTGAGTTGTCTCTGTCATTAGGAGTGGCAAAGCTTATGGAAGAAGTGGCCACCAGACTAAATCTGGAGATGGGCACtttcaaattgaaatatttGGATGAAGATTACGATGAGATCTTATTAATTAGGGATGATGATCTGCAACTTTGTCCAAAAACACAAACAGCAACAGGCAAGACTTGCATCCAACTGTTGGTTCGGTGA